The genomic segment AGCACCCGACTGACGTACGTCCCGCGCAGCCCATCTCCGTAAGGACGCCTACGGAATCCCGATCCGCAGAGCCCATCCCCTAGTGTAGTGTCTCAGAAATACCTTTACAATCCGTTCGTGGTGAGCTTGTCGAACCCATGAACGGAACCTATTGAAATACTTCACCCTTCGACAGGCTCAGGGTGCACGGGACATGTAAAGAAGCGTTGGATACACTACAGTAGTGTAATCCCGCAGTTGTGACCCGTCGACAGAATGACCTCACCGTTACATCATCCGTAGCCGTCAAACAGGGAACACGCAAGGGATGCGATGTCTGTTCCGTGTTCCATGCGCCCGTTACCCACTACGTCAAAAGACGTATTGACAAGGGGGGAGGACCTTGTAAGCTGCTTTCGCGTGAAGAATGGCAGCCGACGCCTCGCGGTGGCCAAACGCGCCGCGCGAGGCATAAGTCTGCTCGACACTGCACTCGAGGGCTCCACAGCGGACCCCCAGACCGCGAGACGAGGCGCGGACCTCGTCCGCACAGGAGAGAGAAGCGATGCGACGAAGAAACGTGCTTGTGGTAGCTGCAGTAGCAATCGGCCTCGGGCTGGCCCTGACCGCACCGGGCGCCGCTGAGCACGGCCTGTGTCACCGACCTGTACCTGTTCGGCTCGGGTGACGACAACTGCTTGGCCGGGGCGTCCACGCTGGCAGGTCCCGGCGCGTTGCTTCGCGGCGGCGACTGGATCGGCGACACGGGTGCCGGCGTCTTCGCGGTCGATGGCTTCAGCACCCCGTCGAACGCGTTCCACTTCGGGTTTCGTGCCGCCCGCTAGTCGTCCCAACGTTGGCCATTTGAGTATTTGAGGGTTGGGTTCCCTGCGGGTGGGCGGCCCTGAGCCTGGCGAAGGGCCCTCCACCCGCAGGGAGGGGCGGCGTCGCCAAATATGCCGACGCCTCTGACTCTCCCCGCCGATCTCACAGCTTTCCAGCATCTATTTATAATAATCATTGCAATATTACGCCAATAGTGCTACTGTACTTACATGCTTAGACGCTGGCTTCAGGCTTCCATTGAGGAATGGAACACTCAGAGGTCGCTGCGGGGCATCATCATGACCGGGGCCAGACAGGTGGGGAAAACTACCTTGGCCCGTCATGCCTGTCCCGAGATGGCCTACGTCAATCTGGACGATCCGTTGACCCACGCGGAGTTCGAACAGATCGGAGGCGAGGAGTTTGCCGCCACGTATCCGCAGGCGGTTCTGGATGAGGCCCAGAAGGTCCCGGCCCTCTTTCATCTCGTGAAATACGGGATCGATACCACACGCACCAACCGGTACATGCTGCTCGGATCGGCCCAGATCCTGCTTCTCGGAAAGGTCCGGGAATCCCTCGCCGGGCGGGTCGCCGTGAAAGAGCTCTACCCCTTGGCCTTCGCTGAACGGCTCCCGGAGAGCCCGAAGCCCTGGATTGCCGACATACTGGACCGCCTGGATCGCAATCAGGCGCCCGAGGTCCTTACTCCCAAAAAGGTCCGAGAGATTGTGGGGGCGTCCATCCGGGAGTGGAAGCGGCATCTGGCCTGGGGCGGGATGCCGGCCCAGATGGAGGGTCCTGAGGAGTCGGAATGGAAGGAATGGCTCAAAAACTATGTTGCCACCTATCTGCAACGCGACCTACGAGACCTTGCCCGAATCAGCGATCTCGCCCCCTTTCGGAAATGCGAACAGTTAATCGCTCTTCGGACCGGCAGCCTCCTGAACTACTCCGAGTTGGCGAGGGATGCCGGGGTCTCCGTTCAGACCGCGCGCAACTATTGCAACTACTTAGACCTCAGCTTTCAGACTATCTTGTTGGAGCCGTACTTCATCAGCCCTGCCAAACGGCTGATGAAGTCCCCCAAGCTCTATATGATCGATGTCGGGATTCAGCGGATCTTGAGCAGTCAGTGGGAGGGGATGACCGGCCAGCAATATGAAAGTATCGTGGCAGCGGAGTTGAAAAAGATGCTCTCGGCCTTTCATCCGGAGTGGCGGCTCTGTCATCTCCGAACGCTCGACGGGTTGGAGGTGGATTTCCTTCTGGTGCACAGGGATCGGGCGGTGGCCATCGAGGTCAAGTACGCAGATCGCGTCCATCCTCAGGATGCCAGGCGGTTAGTCCGCCTTGAAGAGGTGACCGGACTGCCCACAATTCGCAAGTATGTGGTCTATGAGGGGCACGAGATCCAGAGGCTCCGGGAAGGCGTCTTGGGCATACCAGCCTGTGTCTTTTTTGGCCCAGGTACGTCGGCTGGATGAGGTGTCGCTTCGCAGGCACGGCGATCTTCGAGGCCAGACCCGGCACCTGAGCCGGTAATTTTTCGTTGACAAAAATAGAACGCCCTTTTATAGTCACACCGTTTTCCTTCCGTGTTACATCGAATCCCAGGCAAAGCGGCGGTAATGCGTACCGAAAAGGCGTTGCCTTTTTTGCCGCATGGTATACGAGGCGTGTATGGACCATCGAAAGAAAGAAAAGGCCGATTACCTTGTCCAGTCGGTTGATCGGGCGCTTGACATCCTGGAGTCGTTCGATTATCAGACAGGAGAACTGGGCGTCACAGAGCTTGCCGAAAAGCTTCACCTGCCCAAGAATAATGTCTTTCGGTTGCTGGCCACCCTTGAGGTTCGGGGCTATATCGAGCAGGACAAAAAGACCGCCAACTACCGCCTCGGAATGAAGCCGTTCGAGGTGGCCAATGTCTTCCTGCATCACCTTGGCTTTCGGCGCCAGGCCAGGCCGATTATCGAAGAGCTGGTCAACCAGTGCAATGAAACCGCCTATTTAGCTGTGCTTGACGGATCGGAGGTCATCTATGTCCTGGTTGAGGACAGCAGCCTGATGGTCCGGGTCGCGTCGTTTCCAGGACGGCGTCTGCCGATACACTGTACCGCCGCGGGCAAGGCCCAACTGGCCTATGAGTCGGCCGACCGATTAGACAACATCCTTCAACGGGAGCCGATGCGTGCGCTGACCCAGAAGACGATTACCGATCCTCAGGCATTCCGGGACCACCTCCGCGAGGTGGTTCGGCTCGGATATGCCGTCGACGATGAGGAGTACGAACCCGGAGTGCGCTGTATTGCCGCCCCCGTGCGGGACTACTCTCGAAAGGTGGTAGCCAGTGTCGGTCTGTCCGGCCCCATCACCCGTTTCTCCCTTGAGCGGATCGAATGCGAACTCGCCCCGCTCGTGAAGGCGGCGGCGACCAAGCTGTCCGAACGGCTTGGCTTCGAGACGACAACCATTTCGGCTGCTCAGTAGAACAGGTTTTGATTATCTGACCATTGGCATGTCTCGTCCGTCTGTCGGGCTCTGCGTGAAAGCACAACAGGCGACTCTGGATATACTGGGGCGAGATGGGTCAGATTCCTGCTGGGTGCCTGCCCCCCAAAAACGTACTGCTCCGATCCCGCCATGCCCCCGGCGGCATCGCGTAATGATGCGACCGTGTTCAAAAAGGACTATGCGTAACCTAACAATGGAGACGGACGCTACAGGGGGGCGATGCTTCCATAGCGGGTGCCAAGCGAATGGATAGAGAACTGCCGTTCAGTGACGCCTATCCGCCGCGCGAGATTGCGCGGAAGGTCGAGAGTCTCGGGGTCGCGAAGGCGCGCACCGACGCGCTCACGCTGCTGGCGCTGGCCGTGTTGGCCGGTGCTTTTATCTCGCTGGGGGCGCTCTTTTTCACCGTCGTCGTCACGCAGTCTGCCCTCGGCTTCGGGATGACGCGGTTGTTCGGCGGCTTGAGCTTTTGCCTCGGCCTGATTCTCGTTAATAATGGGGCCTCCTGAAACCCGACGGGGAGCCGACCCGATTCTCTGGCACACCCTCACCAGCGACACTGTCTTCACCCGCCTGCAAGCTACGCCTATCGGTCTGACAGGAACCGAGGCGGCGCGGCGTTTGGCCGAACATGGGCCGAATGAACTGCAAACCGCCCGCCGCGTCTCACCGTGGACGATCCTTTTCGAGCAGCTCAAGAACGTATTGATCCTCATTCTGCTTGCGGCAACGGCGCTCTCCGCCTTCCTGGGACACGGGATCGAAGCCATCGCGATCACGATCATTGTGCTGTTTGCCGTCTTGTTGGGGTTTGTGCAGGAATATCGAGCCGAACGCGCGACGGAAGCATTGCGTGAGATGGCCGCGCCGACCGCCACCGCCCTCCGCGATGGGGAAGAGGTCGAGATTCCGGCGCGCGCCCTCGTGCCGGGTGATGTTGTCCTGGTGCGGGCAGGTGACAAAATCCCGGCCGATGCCCGGGTGATTGAGGCGGTCAATCTGCATGTCGAGGAGGCTGCGCTGACGGGCGAATCGGTTCCGGTGGACAAATGTGCCGCGCCCCTCACAAACGGTGAACTGGCCGTAGGCGACCGCGAGAACATGGTGTATGCGGGCACCGTTGCGACCTATGGCCGGGGACGTGTGGTTGTCGTAGAAACGGGCATGAGTACCGAGTTTGGCAAGATTGCCCGAATGCTCCAGACGGTTGAGACCGGCAGGACTCCGTTGCAAGAGAACTTGGACAAAGTCGGTCACGCGCTGGCGTGGGCCGCGTTCGTGGCGGTGACGGCCATTGTTGTCCTCGGCCTCTTGCGCGGGCAACCCTTCATTGAGATGCTGATGTTCGGGATTGCGCTGGCGGTGGCGGTCGTCCCGGAGGCCCTGCCCGCGGTCGTGACGATCTCACTCGCCATCGGCGTACAGCGGATGGTCAAACGGCATGCGCTCATGCGTCGTCTGGCGGCGGTCGAGACGCTCGGCAGCACGTCGGTAATCTGTTCAGATAAGACCGGCACACTGACAAAGGATGAGATGACGGTTCGTAAGATCTTTGTGGCCGGACAGATGCTGGATGTCTCCGGGGCAGGCTATGAGCCGCACGGCCAATTCTTGTGCGACGGCCTCCCCATTGAACCTTCCGGTCCGCTCATACTGCTCCTGCGCGCCTCCGCGCTGGCCTCAGACGCGCATATCGTGCACAGTGAGGCCGACGGCCGCTGGCACCTCAAAGGCGACCCGACGGAGGGCGCATTGGTTGTTGTCGCCGCCAAGGCCGGGCTCCACAAGGCCGACATCGATTCACAATTCCCCCGCGTGGGCGAAATCCCCTTTACCTCCGAGACCAAGCGCATGACCACCCTCCACGCTGGGACGGATGGCGTTGTCGCCTACGCGAAAGGCGCACCGGAAATTATCCTCGATTCGTGCGTTCGACAGATGACGGTTGAGGGAGAACGCGTACTTGACGCCGGGGGTCGGGCGATGATTTCGGAGACAGCCCGCCGAATGGCCAGCGAGGCGTTGAGGGTGCTGGCGGTAGCTTCCAAGCCGGGCGCAACACCGGACAACGCCGAACACGACATGACCTTTCTCGGATTGGTGGGCATGATCGACCCGCCGCGTCCTGAGGCGAAGGCCGCGATTGATACGTGCGAACAAGCGGGCATCAAGCCGGTGATGATCACCGGCGATCATCCGCTAACCGCGCAAGCCGTCGCGCGCGAATTAGGATTGCTCAAGACCGGACGCGTCGTGACCGGCGCAGAGCTGGAGGTGATGAGCGAGGCCGAGTTGGAGCGCGAGGTTGAAAATATCGATGTCTATGCCCGGGTATCTCCGGCGCATAAGTTGCGTGTGGTCACGGCGCTGCAAAAGAACGGTCACATAGCCGCGATGACGGGCGACGGGGTCAATGACGCGCCCGCGCTCAAGAAGGCCGATATCGGCATCGCGATGGGCATTACCGGCACGGATGTCACCAAAGAGGCCGCCGCCATGACGCTGACCGACGACAACTTCGCGTCCATTGTTGCGGCGGTGGAAGAGGGTCGGGGCATCTTCGGCAACATCAAGAAATATCTGATGTACCTGCTCTCGTGCAACATCGGCGAGATCGTGCTGATGGCTGCAACCACACTGCTGGGCCTGCCCCTGCCGTTGACGGCCGTACAGATCCTGTATGTGAATCTCGCCACCGATGGTTTGCCCGCATTGGCGTTGGCCGTAGATCCGCCCGAGCCCGACTTGATGCGGCGTAAGCCGCGCAACCCACGTGCCGGCATCTTTACCCGGCCTGTCGTCACTCTCATGGTGGCGGGCGGATTCTGGTCCGCAGCCGCCAACCTGGGCCTGTTTGCATGGGCGCTGCACTCCGGCCGGAGCATCGAGCATGCCATGACGATGACGTTTGTGTCACTGGTGCTGATTGAATGTTGCAAGGCTTACAACTTTCGCTCCGACCGCCATTCGGTAGTGCGTCGGCCTTTTGCCAACTGGTGGTTGAATCTGGCGGTGACATGGGAACTGATGCTGTTGGTTACCATTATCCATACGCCGTTCCTGCACGAGCCGTTCGGCACTTCAAGCCTGCCGTTGACAGATTGGGCGATTGTCGTCGTGTTGGCGTCGACGATTTCGCCTGTGCTGGAATCGGCCAAGTGGATGGCGCGGCGCGGCTGGTTCGGGCAAATGGATTAGGCGCGAACACAAAGGAGGCGTGATAGTCGTGGCAATTCGGGTCGTTCGGCTCGGGACTCCGCGGATGCCCGGTGAGGGGCTGCGCCTGGGAACGGTCCGGCGTCCGCCCCGGGGGGTACCCAAGAGTGAATACGCGTCACGGAACTTCTATGATGTGTGGCTGCCGGAGCTGGCGCCGTCAGAAGAGCTTGTCAAGATCGCGCTCAGCACTCCGGATGAGCGGCAGTGGCGGACGTTCGTCAGGCGGTATCGGGCCGAGATGAAGCAGCCTGCTGCCGATCGACTTCTCGGCCTCCTGGCCGCCATGTCGCATCAGACGCCCTTTTCCGTAGGCTGCTACTGCGCCGACGAGGCCCGCTGCCACCGCTCGGTCCTCAAGGCCCTGCTCGCCGAGCACGGCGCCCGCCTCGAGTAATGCGTTTGCGGAGTGCTGTGCAACCCGGCTTCAAACGTTTCATCGGCCTATCGCTAAGGCATCGTGATTTCCAAGCTGTTCCTCTCAGAAGCCACCGAGGAATTCCGCGGAGCCGGGCTGCCCTTTACCCGCGCTTGCTGTTAATGAGCACTGGCGTCGGTGCATCGGCGGGGGCTGGGGCAGCGGTTGGTGTCGGCGTTGCAGCGGGGGCGCCTGAAGCGGCCGGCGAGGCGGAAGGCGTCGACGGTGCGGCTGCCGCCGGCGCCGTGGCAGGTGACGGAGTTGTGGCAGGCGCCGGTTTTGCGGCGGGTGCTGCCGCTGTCGCTGCTGTAGCCGGCTTGGCCTCCACGGCAGGCGCAGGTACGGCCTTTTTAACCGAGAGTTGCCACCGGGCCAGCCCATCCAGCATCTTCTTCGGAGCGGCGACCGTCAAGCCCTGGCTGGTGGCCCACTGCTGAATCTCCGCTATCAGCGATTGCTCCGGTACCACGATGACCAGTTCGTCGTCGGTGACCAACTCCTGCAGCGCCAGCTTAGCCTGTGCCAATCGGTATTGCCGCATCTCTCCCAGCAACTGTAAGAATCGCTTCATTGCTATCCGTATCCTCCGTGAAGAGCGTGATGACGATTGTATGACTGAG from the Candidatus Methylomirabilota bacterium genome contains:
- a CDS encoding IclR family transcriptional regulator, with the protein product MDHRKKEKADYLVQSVDRALDILESFDYQTGELGVTELAEKLHLPKNNVFRLLATLEVRGYIEQDKKTANYRLGMKPFEVANVFLHHLGFRRQARPIIEELVNQCNETAYLAVLDGSEVIYVLVEDSSLMVRVASFPGRRLPIHCTAAGKAQLAYESADRLDNILQREPMRALTQKTITDPQAFRDHLREVVRLGYAVDDEEYEPGVRCIAAPVRDYSRKVVASVGLSGPITRFSLERIECELAPLVKAAATKLSERLGFETTTISAAQ
- a CDS encoding ATPase, whose translation is MGPPETRRGADPILWHTLTSDTVFTRLQATPIGLTGTEAARRLAEHGPNELQTARRVSPWTILFEQLKNVLILILLAATALSAFLGHGIEAIAITIIVLFAVLLGFVQEYRAERATEALREMAAPTATALRDGEEVEIPARALVPGDVVLVRAGDKIPADARVIEAVNLHVEEAALTGESVPVDKCAAPLTNGELAVGDRENMVYAGTVATYGRGRVVVVETGMSTEFGKIARMLQTVETGRTPLQENLDKVGHALAWAAFVAVTAIVVLGLLRGQPFIEMLMFGIALAVAVVPEALPAVVTISLAIGVQRMVKRHALMRRLAAVETLGSTSVICSDKTGTLTKDEMTVRKIFVAGQMLDVSGAGYEPHGQFLCDGLPIEPSGPLILLLRASALASDAHIVHSEADGRWHLKGDPTEGALVVVAAKAGLHKADIDSQFPRVGEIPFTSETKRMTTLHAGTDGVVAYAKGAPEIILDSCVRQMTVEGERVLDAGGRAMISETARRMASEALRVLAVASKPGATPDNAEHDMTFLGLVGMIDPPRPEAKAAIDTCEQAGIKPVMITGDHPLTAQAVARELGLLKTGRVVTGAELEVMSEAELEREVENIDVYARVSPAHKLRVVTALQKNGHIAAMTGDGVNDAPALKKADIGIAMGITGTDVTKEAAAMTLTDDNFASIVAAVEEGRGIFGNIKKYLMYLLSCNIGEIVLMAATTLLGLPLPLTAVQILYVNLATDGLPALALAVDPPEPDLMRRKPRNPRAGIFTRPVVTLMVAGGFWSAAANLGLFAWALHSGRSIEHAMTMTFVSLVLIECCKAYNFRSDRHSVVRRPFANWWLNLAVTWELMLLVTIIHTPFLHEPFGTSSLPLTDWAIVVVLASTISPVLESAKWMARRGWFGQMD
- a CDS encoding DUF488 domain-containing protein, which codes for MAIRVVRLGTPRMPGEGLRLGTVRRPPRGVPKSEYASRNFYDVWLPELAPSEELVKIALSTPDERQWRTFVRRYRAEMKQPAADRLLGLLAAMSHQTPFSVGCYCADEARCHRSVLKALLAEHGARLE